Proteins encoded within one genomic window of Bombina bombina isolate aBomBom1 chromosome 1, aBomBom1.pri, whole genome shotgun sequence:
- the RIT1 gene encoding GTP-binding protein Rit1, which yields MHIVRFCLCTFVEDAYKIRIRIDDEPANLDILDTAGQAEFTAMRDQYMRAGEGFIICYSITDRRSFHEVREFKQLIYRVRRTGDTPVVLVGNKSDLSRLRQVSKEEGTSLAREFSCPFFETSAAFRYYIDDVFHAIVREIRRKEREAALANERKLKPRSTLWKRLKSPFRKKKDSVT from the exons atgcACATTGTAAGGTTCTGTCTTTGCACTTTTGTAGAGGATGCTTATAAAATCCGCATTCGGATTGATGATGAACCTGCAAACTTGGACATATTGGACACAGCAGGACAG GCAGAATTCACTGCAATGCGAGACCAATATATGAGAGCTGGAGAAGGCTTTATCATTTGTTATTCCATCACTGACCGCCGCAGTTTCCATGAGGTGCGTGAGTTCAAACAGCTGATCTACCGCGTGCGTCGGACAGGTGACACTCCTGTAGTATTGGTTGGGAACAAGTCGGATCTTTCGCGTTTGCGACAG GTCTCAAAGGAAGAAGGTACCTCTTTGGCACGGGAATTCAGCTGCCCCTTTTTTGAGACCTCTGCTGCCTTCCGTTATTACATAGATGATGTTTTTCATGCAATAGTACGAGAAATCCGCAGGAAAGAAAGGGAGGCTGCCCTTGCTAATGAAAGAAAACTAAAGCCTAGGTCCACCCTGTGGAAGCGACTGAAATCTCCTTTCAGAAAGAAAAAGGATTCAGTGACTTGA